A genomic window from Oceanobacillus timonensis includes:
- a CDS encoding CheR family methyltransferase — translation MKDDYDLMKQKVHQSLQLNLSLYKEAQMKRRITTLRDKHGFKSYVDYFTACQKDAAFLEEFTEKLTINVSEFYRNPNRWDVLQKKIIPELIKNKRKLTIWSAACSTGEEPYSLAMMLEEHFPDLNYQIRATDFDQAVLNAAKQGNYQERALKELPAALKKKYFTSNGTIFQVDPSLRKHIRFERHNLLEDRYPKEVDLIVCRNVLIYFTEEAKKNIFRHFQQSLVTGGCLFVGSTEQIFNAGEYGFYLEDSFFYRKQ, via the coding sequence ATGAAAGATGATTATGATTTAATGAAACAGAAAGTACATCAATCACTTCAATTAAATCTGAGTTTATATAAAGAAGCGCAAATGAAAAGACGGATCACGACGTTAAGGGATAAGCACGGTTTTAAAAGCTATGTTGATTATTTTACGGCTTGTCAGAAAGATGCTGCGTTTCTGGAGGAATTCACAGAAAAATTAACCATTAATGTTTCTGAGTTTTACCGGAATCCCAATCGCTGGGACGTTCTGCAGAAGAAAATTATTCCGGAATTAATCAAAAACAAAAGAAAACTGACGATTTGGAGTGCTGCCTGTTCTACAGGAGAAGAACCATACAGTTTGGCAATGATGCTGGAAGAACACTTTCCGGATTTAAACTATCAGATTCGTGCTACAGATTTTGATCAGGCTGTGTTAAATGCAGCCAAACAAGGGAACTATCAGGAACGTGCTTTAAAAGAACTGCCTGCTGCTTTAAAGAAAAAATATTTCACGTCAAACGGTACGATATTTCAGGTGGATCCATCTTTAAGAAAGCATATCCGTTTTGAACGGCATAATTTATTAGAAGACCGTTATCCGAAAGAAGTGGATTTGATTGTCTGCCGGAATGTGTTAATCTATTTTACAGAAGAAGCTAAAAAAAATATATTCCGTCACTTTCAGCAATCCTTAGTAACGGGCGGCTGCTTGTTTGTCGGCAGTACCGAGCAGATATTTAACGCTGGAGAATACGGTTTTTATCTGGAAGACAGCTTTTTTTACCGGAAACAATAA
- the ndk gene encoding nucleoside-diphosphate kinase: MEKTFLMVKPDGVQRNLIGDIVARFEQKGFKLAGAKLMTVSADLAEQHYAEHKERPFFGELVDFITSGPVFAMVWEGDNVIASARTIMGKTNPSEALPGTIRGDYGMNVGKNIIHGSDSPESASREINLFFNEEELNDYNKQDETWIY; encoded by the coding sequence ATGGAAAAAACTTTTTTAATGGTTAAACCGGATGGTGTTCAACGTAACTTAATCGGAGATATTGTTGCTCGCTTTGAACAAAAAGGGTTTAAATTAGCCGGAGCTAAGTTAATGACAGTATCTGCCGATTTGGCTGAACAACATTATGCAGAACATAAGGAACGCCCATTTTTTGGCGAACTGGTTGACTTCATTACTTCCGGACCGGTATTCGCAATGGTTTGGGAAGGAGATAATGTGATTGCTTCCGCTCGTACAATCATGGGAAAAACAAACCCATCTGAGGCACTTCCGGGTACAATTCGCGGAGATTACGGCATGAATGTCGGCAAAAATATTATTCATGGTTCAGATTCTCCGGAAAGCGCTTCAAGAGAAATCAATCTGTTTTTTAATGAAGAAGAGCTGAACGATTACAATAAGCAAGACGAAACTTGGATTTATTAA